Proteins co-encoded in one Amaranthus tricolor cultivar Red isolate AtriRed21 chromosome 7, ASM2621246v1, whole genome shotgun sequence genomic window:
- the LOC130818804 gene encoding protein CLP1 homolog: MSNELSPHSNVASFSDWTVYRIGGGPQAPRSALPIGAEPAADLTRVVPVNISQDLLHLVLAVSYAKNQEEIISSNVAGFVYITDIDVQRRKITYLAPSAGELPGRILLLGTLTWLET; this comes from the exons ATGTCAAATGAGCTTTCTCCCCATTCCAACGTTGCTAGTTTCAGTGACTGGACTGTCTATCGAATTGGCGGTGGACCACAAGCACCACGATCAGCTCTGCCTATTGGTGCAGAGCCTGCAGCAGACCTGACCAGGGTGGTTCCTGTTAACATTAGCCAAGATTTGCTTCATCTTGTGCTAGCTGTTTCATATGCCAAGAATCAAGAGGAAATTATTTCTAG TAATGTTGCTGGGTTTGTTTATATTACAGATATTGATGTTCAAAG GAGAAAAATAACATACCTTGCACCATCAGCAGGAGAATTACCTGGCAGAATTTTGCTGTTGGGGACTTTAACGTGGTTAGAAACTTGA